The following are encoded together in the Daucus carota subsp. sativus chromosome 5, DH1 v3.0, whole genome shotgun sequence genome:
- the LOC135152736 gene encoding uncharacterized protein LOC135152736: MCPVCHNDEETIIHSLASCSFARQCWDLLLPRMQWDVAVDFRQWLVCLFNSVSGEKYAEIVVLCWAIWRGRNDLVWNQKSTSVEGDGACVWANPLPNIVKVSVDAAVFGDRGGFAVGLFARDSDGLLVEARAKF, from the exons ATGTGCCCAGTTTGTCATAATGatgaagaaacaattattcacaGCTTAGCATCCTGTTCTTTTGCCAGGCAATGTTGGGATCTCTTACTTCCAAGAATGCAATGGGATGTAGCAGTGGACTTCAGACAGTGGTTAGTGTGTCTTTTTAACTCAGTAAGTGGGGAGAAATATGCTGAGATTGTTGTTCTATGTTGGGCCATCTGGAGAGGCCGGAATGACCTTGTATGGAATCAAAAATCAACATCG GTTGAAGGAGATGGAGCTTGTGTATGGGCGAACCCGTTACCAAATATAGTTAAGGTGTCTGTTGACGCAGCCGTTTTTGGGGACCGTGGTGGTTTTGCCGTAGGGCTGTTTGCAAGGGATTCTGATGGCTTGTTGGTTGAAGCTAGGGCGAAATTCTAA
- the LOC135152557 gene encoding protein FAR1-RELATED SEQUENCE 1-like, producing the protein MSGVEVKKFVLHDLKAAKEFQVLHILENHKLECSCRMFERIGLPCSHLILALKQVPVHKLPRHLVLNRWMKNAEKNATRFVSSTSSDDKEKFSVIVNDIWFDFNSCMGLAGDNKEALDLIQSCLKDVKQKLRGWKFEGKLVVGNKKDVVEKFIGSEIPVNIEVKPPNQCRNKGCGTKRIKSAAEKSTILSGKLKRICRYCKTEVYHDFRNCPVRKMQNLDENSAGKKKQKQSTDNSESGMGDNFEL; encoded by the exons ATGAGTGGTGTTGAAGTAAAGAAGTTTGTTTTACATGATCTTAAAGCTGCTAAAGAATTTCAG GTTTTGCACATTTTGGAAAATCATAAACTTGAGTGTTCTTGTAGGATGTTTGAAAGAATTGGTTTGCCATGCAGTCATTTGATTCTTGCATTAAAACAAGTTCCTGTGCACAAGCTCCCAAGGCATCTTGTTCTGAATAGATGGATGAAAAATGCTGAGAAAAATGCAACAAGATTTGTTTCAAGCACATCAAGTGATGATAAAGAGAAATTTAGTGTTATTGTGAATGAtatttggtttgatttcaatTCGTGTATGGGGTTGGCTGGTGACAATAAAGAAGCACTTGATTTGATTCAAAGTTGTCTAAAAGATGTAAAACAGAAGTTACGTGGTTGGAAATTTGAAGGGAAGCTAGTTGTGGGAAACAAGAAAGATGTTGTTGAAAAGTTTATTGGATCAGAGATTCCAGTTAACATTGAAGTCAAGCCTCCAAATCAATGTCGGAACAAAGGGTGTGGAACAAAGAGAATTAAGAGTGCTGCTGAAAAATCAACTATACTTTCTGGTAAACTAAAGAGGATTTGCAGGTATTGCAAGACAGAAGTTTATCATGACTTTAGGAATTGTCCTGTAAGAAAAATGCAAAATTTGGATGAGAATTCTGCTGGgaagaagaaacaaaaacaaagtaCAGACAACAGTGAAAGTGGCATGGGTGACAATTTTGAACTCTAG
- the LOC135152735 gene encoding protein FAR1-RELATED SEQUENCE 5-like has translation MDLNSGFGDKIAQNFDANTLPMDVVAIEDDDLSLGEVDDLSSRKYVSPGSTTYWLPCMVDSKPNVGKSFRSIDEAAHFYVDYGRSCGFDIRRGSEKRYRDGRIQSKRFHCSREGFYSKNGEKNDDGSFCSKQKRKSMFTRCGCPAMIVVKHTKGSIYEITLFIEQHNHRFASADGKKFLKANRSMTVAHQNFAFDCSKVRIGPARAFGLMKEFVGGYDQIGATVVDFKNWNRDLKNIIGNADAQVILNKFQSLKDSSNGRFYYEHDVDESGKLTKLFWADCVGRRNYDVFGDVISVDATFSTNKYNMVFVPICGVDNHRKCVTFGAGLLSKEDIAHYKWIFQALLNCMGRHPLCILTDQCAAMKQAIADVFDKEKTRHRLCMWHIMKKFPSKVGVVLAMDGGFLSKLKPFVWGENLDISEFEAGWKSLMDEFKMTDNEWLCDMYECRHLWIPAYFKEDPLLGILRTTSWSESANSFFSHYHQPGDTLSQFYLRFETAMDKQRNINSDLNHKSNVAFPSTDTKLFLEKDAAENKYEMLVSIW, from the exons ATGGACTTGAATTCAG GTTTTGGTGATAAAATTGCTCAAAACTTTGATGCTAATACATTGCCTATGGATGTTGTGGCTATAGAAGATGATGATTTGTCTTTGGGAGAAGTTGATGATTTGTCTTCGCGTAAATATGTATCTCCAGGTTCTACAACGTATTGGTTGCCTTGTATGGTTGATAGTAAACCTAATGTTGGAAAATCATTTAGGAGTATAGATGAGGCTGCGCATTTTTATGTTGATTATGGTCGTTCTTGTGGATTTGATATTAGGCGTGGTAGTGAGAAGCGATATCGAGATGGACGTATTCAATCGAAACGTTTTCACTGTTCACGAGAAGGCttttattctaaaaatggtGAGAAGAATGATGATGGCTCATTTTGTTCAAAACAAAAGAGGAAAAGTATGTTTACTAGATGTGGATGTCCTGCTATGATTGTGGTGAAACATACGAAGGGTTCAATATATGAGATTACTTTGTTTATTGAACAACATAATCATAGGTTTGCTAGTGCTGATGGTAAGAAGTTTTTGAAGGCAAACCGGTCAATGACTGTTGCACATCAAAATTTTGCATTTGATTGTTCAAAAGTCAGAATAGGTCCTGCTCGTGCGTTTGGTTTAATGAAAGAGTTTGTTGGAGGGTATGACCAGATTGGGGCAACAgttgttgattttaaaaattggaatagagacttgaagaacaTAATTGGGAATGCAGATGCACAAGTAATATTGAATAAATTTCAATCTTTGAAGGATTCTTCTAATGGCAGATTCTACTATGAACATGATGTGGATGAGTCTGGAAAATTGACAAAGTTATTTTGGGCAGATTGTGTTGGTCGTAGAAACTATGATGTGTTTGGTGATGTTATTTCAGTAGATGCCACATTTAGTACTAACAA GTATAACATGGTTTTTGTTCCAATCTGTGGTGTTGACAATCATAGAAAGTGTGTAACTTTTGGTGCTGGTCTACTTTCAAAAGAAGATATAGCTCATTACAAATGGATTTTTCAAGCTTTACTAAATTGTATGGGGCGACATCCATTATGCATATTGACTGATCAATGTGCTGCAATGAAACAAGCAATTGCTGATGTGtttgataaagaaaagacaaggcATCGTCTTTGTATGTGGCACATCATGAAAAAATTTCCATCCAAG gTTGGTGTGGTATTGGCAATGGATGGTGGATTTTTATCAAAGCTTAAACCTTTTGTATGGGGTGAAAATTTGGATATATCTGAGTTTGAAGCTGGTTGGAAATCTTTGATGGATGAGTTTAAGATGACTGACAATGAGTGGTTGTGTGATATGTATGAATGCCGACATTTATGGATTCCAGCATATTTCAAAGAAGATCCTTTATTAGGAATATTACGGACAACATCTTGGTCAGAAAGTGCAAATTCATTTTTTAGTCATTATCATCAACCTGGTGATACTCTATCTCAGTTTTATCTACGTTTTGAGACTGCAATGGATAAGCAACGTAATATCAATTCAGACTTGAATCATAAGTCTAATGTTGCGTTCCCAAGTACTGATACAAAACTATTTTTGGAGAAGGATGCTGCAGA AAACAAGTACGAGATGCTTGTTTCCATTTGGTAA
- the LOC108223792 gene encoding ubiquitin receptor RAD23d produces the protein MKVFVKTLKGTNFEIQVQPDNTISEVKNIIETKQGANVYPALQQILIHQGKVLKDTTTLEENNVAENSFIVVMLSKAKNPSGEASTTSAAPASTAQAVNPSPSPVQPVTSSQAPASTVQIPQPGSESTPISAPDTSVADVYGHAASNLVAGGNLESTIQQILDMGGGSWDRDTVVRALRAAFNNPERAVEYLYSGIPEQVLAPVAAQEPTGGQAINPPSQAPQATVPPGGPNADPLNLFPQGLPNMGANANAGNLDFLRTNPQFQALRGMVQANPQILQPMLQELGKQNPNLMRLIQEHQADFLRLINEGDEGGEGNVLGDLGGAAPQAIAVTPEEREAIERLEAMGFDRAVVLQVFFACNRDEELAANYLLDHGHEFDDDVAN, from the exons ATGAAAGTGTTTGTGAAAACTTTGAAAGGCACTAACTTTGAGATCCAAGTCCAACCTGATAATACT ATATCCGAGGTGAAGAATATCATAGAGACAAAACAGGGTGCAAATGTTTACCCTGCTCTACAGCAGATACTTATCCATCAGGGAAAGGTACTTAAGGATACAACCACGCTAGAGGAGAACAATGTTGCTGAGAATAGTTTTATTGTTGTTATGCTATCGAAG GCTAAAAATCCATCAGGTGAGGCATCAACTACATCAGCTGCACCTGCAAGCACG GCTCAGGCAGTCAACCCTTCACCTTCTCCAGTACAGCCTGTAACATCATCTCAAGCACCTGCATCTACTGTTCAGAT CCCACAACCGGGATCCGAATCTACTCCGATTTCTGCTCCTGATAC ATCTGTGGCAGATGTATACGGTCATGCTGCATCAAATCTTGTGGCTGGAGGTAACCTAGAATCTACAATACAGCAAATTCTTGATATGGGTGGAGGGAGCTGGGATCGTGATACAGTTGTTCGTGCACTGCGTGCCGCGTTTAACAATCCTGAGAGAGCTGTTGAATACCTATATTCA gGAATTCCCGAGCAAGTTTTAGCTCCCGTTGCAGCCCAAGAACCTACTGGAGGTCAAGCTATAAACCCTCCGTCGCAGGCACCACAAGCAACAGTACCCCCTGGTGGCCCTAATGCGGACCCTCTGAATCTTTTCCCACAG GGACTTCCAAATATGGGCGCAAACGCAAATGCGGGGAACTTGGACTTTCTACGCACCAATCCGCAG TTTCAAGCCTTGCGAGGAATGGTTCAAGCAAATCCTCAAATACtgcag cCTATGCTTCAGGAATTGGGAAAGCAAAATCCGAACCTGATGCGACTTATTCAGGAGCATCAGGCGGACTTTCTGCGTTTGATAAATGAAGGTGATGAAGGGGGGGAAGG GAACGTACTGGGGGATCTGGGTGGAGCTGCTCCGCAAGCTATAGCTGTTACACCTGAAGAGCGAGAGGCAATTGAACGT CTTGAAGCAATGGGTTTCGATCGAGCTGTAGTATTGCAAGTATTCTTCGCATGTAACAGAGATGAGGAACTGGCTGCTAACTATCTTTTGGATCATGGTCATGAGTTTGATGATGACGTAGCTAACTGA
- the LOC108220794 gene encoding small ribosomal subunit protein cS23, with the protein MLSSTTLSPGAGPSSFCTTYCNNHLLPIRRQLHPSPSIHLNPLIRVLPHSISGNNNNKIRHFYASSAAAAVETFTDDYDSDSSTPLQSKKLGVVVKPMEKPRLVLKFVWMEKNIGLALDQVIPGHGSIPLSPYYFWPRKDAWEELKVMLERKPWISQKEVVILLNQATDIINLWQQSGGDLL; encoded by the exons ATGTTATCTTCAACAACGTTGTCACCGGGAGCTGGACCCTCTTCTTTTTGCACCACTTACTGTAATAATCATTTGTTGCCAATTCGTCGTCAACTTCATCCTTCACCTTCTATTCACTTGAACCCTCTAATTAGGGTTCTTCCCCATTCAATTTCTGGtaataacaacaataaaatTAGACATTTTTATGCTTCATCTGCTGCCGCCGCCGTTGAAACTTTCACGGACGATTATGACTCTGACTCCTCAACTCCACTTCAATcaaag AAGCTAGGGGTGGTGGTGAAGCCGATGGAAAAACCGAGGCTTGTGTTGAAATTTGTATGGATGGAGAAGAACATCGGTCTTGCACTTGATCAAGTGATACCGGGGCATGGTTCTATTCCTTTAAGTCCTTACTATTTTTGGCCTAGGAAAGATGCTTGGGAAGAACTTAAGGTCATGCTAGAGCGAAAGCCTTGGATATCTCAAAAGGAGGTGGTTATTTTGCTCAATCAGGCCACTGATATTATCAACTTGTGGCAACAGAGTGGGGGTGATCTACTTTAA